The Elusimicrobiota bacterium sequence ATGGGAAACCCTTGGTTTACCTAGACAACGCCGCCACGACTCAAAAACCCATGTCGGTCATTATGTCCATGACGGCCTATTACGAACGCACCAACGCCAACGTGCATCGGGGCGTTCACACCCTCTCCCAGGAGGCCACGTCGCTCATGGAAGAGTCCCGGGCCCGGGTGGCCCGTTTCATCGGGGCCGAGGATCCGGCCACGGTGATTTTCACCCGGAACGCCACGGAGTCCATCAACCTTGTGGCCTGGGCCTGGGGGCGGCGAACGCTGAAGGCCGGGGACGAAATTTTGTTGACGGAGATGGAACACCATTCCAACCTCATCCCCTGGCAGATGGTGGCCCGGGAGACCGGCGCGGTTCTGCGGTTCATCCCTGTGACGGGTCGGGACGGTTTTTTGGATCTGGACCTCCTCCCCAAACTTTTGACGTCTCGCACCAAGATTCTGGCCGTCACCCACATGTCCAACGCCCTCGGGACCTTGAACCCCGTGGAAGAACTGGTCCGGCGCGCGCGGGCCCAGGGGGCTCTGGTTTTGGTGGACGGGGCCCAATCGGCGCCGCACTTGCCCGTGGACGTGAAAAAATTGGGGTGCGACTTCTTCGCTTTTTCGGCCCACAAGATGCTGGGCCCCACGGGGTTGGGCGTTCTCTGGGGACGGCGGGAGCTTTTGGAATCCATGGACCCTTTTATGGGCGGGGGGGACATGATCAAGGAGGTGTGGACCGACCACGCCACCTGGAACGACCTGCCCTACAAATTTGAGGCCGGCACGCCCAACATCACGGGCGCTATCGCCTTCGGCGCGGCCATCGATTACCTGGAACGCATCGGCATGGCCCAGGTCCGCGCCCATGAGATCGATCTCACCCGTTACGCCCTCCAACGCCTCAAGGAACGGTTTCCGGACATCTTTCTCTATGGTCCAGCGGACCCGGCCCAACGGGGCGGCGTGGTGAGCTTTGAACTTCCAGGGATTCACGCCCACGACGTGGGGACCATTTTGGACCGGGAGGGTGTGGCGATCCGTGCCGGGCACCATTGTTGTCAGGTTTTGATGCGGAAATTCGGGATCTCCGGAACGGCCCGCGCCAGTTTCTACCTCTACAACAC is a genomic window containing:
- a CDS encoding cysteine desulfurase, which codes for MNANGRVPSPFDPAAIRRDFPILSRRVHGKPLVYLDNAATTQKPMSVIMSMTAYYERTNANVHRGVHTLSQEATSLMEESRARVARFIGAEDPATVIFTRNATESINLVAWAWGRRTLKAGDEILLTEMEHHSNLIPWQMVARETGAVLRFIPVTGRDGFLDLDLLPKLLTSRTKILAVTHMSNALGTLNPVEELVRRARAQGALVLVDGAQSAPHLPVDVKKLGCDFFAFSAHKMLGPTGLGVLWGRRELLESMDPFMGGGDMIKEVWTDHATWNDLPYKFEAGTPNITGAIAFGAAIDYLERIGMAQVRAHEIDLTRYALQRLKERFPDIFLYGPADPAQRGGVVSFELPGIHAHDVGTILDREGVAIRAGHHCCQVLMRKFGISGTARASFYLYNTREEVDSLVKALEEVERLFKVGTR